The following are encoded in a window of Flavobacterium psychrotrophum genomic DNA:
- the cysD gene encoding sulfate adenylyltransferase subunit CysD: MAQNIASHLQTLEDESIYIIREVVSQFQKPVLLFSGGKDSITLARLAQKAFYPAKIPFPFLHIDTGHNFPETITFRDQLVEELGVELIVRYVQDSIDQNKAQEETGKYASRNALQTVTLLDAIEEFGFDACMGGARRDEEKSRAKERIFSVRDDFGQWDAKKQRPELFNIFNGKIAFGENVRAFPISNWTEEDVWTYIKQEGIGLPTIYFAHERKLVKRDGAYLAWSEHLNLVDSDEIEDRVVRFRTVGDMTCTAAFVSDASVIDDIMYENKSSKSSERGARMDDKRSEAALEQRKKGGYF; the protein is encoded by the coding sequence ATGGCACAAAACATAGCATCACATCTACAAACTCTTGAGGACGAAAGCATCTACATCATCCGTGAGGTAGTGTCGCAGTTCCAAAAGCCGGTATTGCTTTTTAGCGGAGGTAAAGACAGCATAACGCTGGCACGCCTGGCGCAAAAAGCTTTTTATCCTGCTAAAATTCCGTTTCCGTTCCTGCACATAGATACAGGGCACAACTTTCCTGAGACCATTACCTTTCGCGACCAGCTGGTTGAAGAGCTTGGCGTAGAGCTTATAGTGCGTTACGTTCAGGATAGTATAGACCAGAACAAGGCGCAGGAAGAAACCGGAAAATATGCCAGCCGTAATGCATTGCAAACCGTTACACTTTTAGATGCGATAGAAGAATTTGGCTTTGATGCCTGTATGGGTGGTGCAAGGCGCGATGAAGAAAAGAGCCGTGCCAAAGAACGTATTTTTTCTGTTCGGGATGATTTCGGGCAATGGGATGCGAAAAAGCAACGCCCTGAGCTCTTCAATATTTTTAACGGTAAGATCGCTTTTGGCGAAAATGTACGCGCTTTCCCCATCAGTAACTGGACGGAGGAAGACGTGTGGACCTACATTAAACAAGAAGGCATTGGCCTGCCTACCATATATTTTGCGCATGAGCGTAAACTGGTAAAACGCGATGGCGCATACCTGGCATGGAGCGAACACCTTAACCTTGTGGATAGTGATGAGATTGAAGATCGTGTTGTGCGTTTCCGTACTGTGGGCGACATGACGTGTACGGCGGCATTTGTAAGCGACGCTTCGGTTATTGATGATATTATGTATGAAAACAAATCTTCTAAATCTTCTGAGCGAGGCGCCCGTATGGACGATAAGCGTAGTGAGGCTGCCCTGGAGCAAAGGAAAAAGGGAGGATATTTTTAA
- a CDS encoding RrF2 family transcriptional regulator produces the protein MLSKKTKYGLKALIYIARQNATAPVLISDISEKEQIPKKFLEAILLDLKKFGILGSKKGKGGGYYLMKDPNTVTAATLIRVLDGPIAMLPCVSLNFYERCDDCPDEDACSLHHFLENVRDSTLNMLQDKTLAMLAGLGEY, from the coding sequence ATGCTTAGTAAAAAAACGAAGTACGGACTTAAAGCCCTTATATACATTGCGCGGCAAAATGCTACTGCGCCGGTGCTTATTTCTGATATTTCGGAAAAAGAGCAGATACCCAAGAAATTTCTTGAAGCCATTTTGCTCGACCTTAAAAAGTTTGGCATATTGGGCTCTAAGAAAGGAAAAGGCGGAGGCTATTATCTGATGAAAGATCCTAATACCGTTACAGCTGCAACATTAATACGCGTGCTGGATGGGCCTATAGCCATGCTGCCGTGTGTAAGCCTTAACTTTTATGAACGCTGCGACGACTGCCCTGATGAAGATGCCTGCTCGCTACACCATTTTCTTGAAAATGTACGCGACAGCACGCTTAATATGCTTCAGGATAAAACCCTGGCAATGCTTGCCGGGCTAGGGGAGTATTAG
- the ctlX gene encoding citrulline utilization hydrolase CtlX: MKQITDTILMIRPVAFRMNEQTAVNNYYQKVVDNLLPSTVNAKAQQEFDAFVEKLQAVGVNVIVVDDTTDTDTPDSVFPNNWVSFHENGDVALYPMFAENRRSERREDIFDILEDRGFVIDNLVDYTSAEEEGLFLEGTGSLVLDRENHKAYCALSPRAEEELVIEYCEDFDLGPVIFEAFQTVDGERVHIYHTNVMMCIGSTFAVICADCIDDKTERKMVLSNLRGDGKEVILLTEEQLNHFAGNMLQVQGSEKSYLVMSDAAYSVLTKDQISRIEKHTEILTANLDTIEACGGGSARCMMAEIFLLKKQ; this comes from the coding sequence ATGAAACAGATTACAGATACCATATTGATGATACGCCCTGTGGCGTTCAGGATGAATGAGCAGACTGCCGTAAACAACTATTACCAAAAGGTGGTAGATAACCTGTTGCCATCAACCGTTAATGCAAAGGCGCAGCAGGAATTTGATGCTTTTGTAGAAAAGTTGCAGGCTGTAGGGGTTAATGTTATTGTAGTAGATGATACTACAGATACAGATACGCCAGATTCTGTTTTTCCTAATAACTGGGTGTCGTTTCATGAAAATGGCGATGTGGCATTGTATCCTATGTTTGCTGAGAACCGCCGAAGCGAACGCCGCGAAGATATTTTTGACATATTAGAAGACCGTGGTTTTGTAATAGATAATCTGGTAGATTATACCAGTGCCGAAGAAGAAGGCCTTTTTCTTGAAGGTACCGGTAGCCTGGTACTCGATAGGGAAAATCATAAGGCATACTGTGCGCTTTCGCCCCGCGCGGAAGAAGAACTGGTAATTGAGTACTGCGAAGACTTTGACCTGGGTCCGGTTATCTTTGAAGCGTTCCAGACGGTAGATGGCGAGCGTGTGCATATATACCACACCAATGTAATGATGTGCATAGGCAGTACGTTTGCAGTAATTTGTGCAGATTGTATTGATGATAAAACAGAGCGTAAAATGGTGCTGTCTAACCTTAGGGGAGATGGCAAAGAAGTGATATTGCTTACAGAGGAGCAGCTTAATCATTTTGCGGGTAATATGCTACAGGTGCAGGGCAGCGAAAAAAGCTATCTTGTAATGAGCGATGCGGCTTATAGTGTGCTGACAAAAGACCAGATATCAAGAATAGAAAAACATACCGAGATACTTACGGCTAACCTTGATACCATTGAGGCCTGTGGTGGCGGAAGCGCGCGCTGCATGATGGCAGAAATATTTTTATTAAAAAAACAGTAA
- a CDS encoding ABC1 kinase family protein — translation MKRLDSIPTNKIERVSKLVSTGVKIGGNYLKYYGQKMVNPELTKDALHENNATDIYDGLKELKGSALKVAQMLSMEKNLLPQSYVDKFSLSQFSVPPLSAPLVMKTFKKYFGVEPHVLFDEFSADSINAASIGQVHKAKKGGKDLAVKIQYPGVRDSIGTDIALVKPIALRMFNLKGTSDEYFQEVEDKLMEETDYTLELKQSEAIRIDCAKLENIRFPKYYPELSCEKIITMDWMQGLHLSEWCKQQHTQEERNKVGQALYDFYMYQIHGLHKFHADPHPGNFLVDDEANLIAIDFGCMKELPQDFYTPYFELIQPETLDNDTLFIEKLVTLQVLKPDDKPEEFVYFKELFHELLNVFVEPYRHKHFDFSQETFNNAIAGLSERFANDKNIRKMNTNRGSKHFIYVNRTFFGLFSLLYDIRAEIDIYSFERYLK, via the coding sequence ATGAAACGATTAGATTCTATCCCCACAAATAAAATTGAGCGGGTTTCAAAACTCGTGTCTACCGGTGTAAAGATCGGGGGCAACTACCTGAAATATTACGGGCAAAAAATGGTAAACCCTGAGCTTACCAAAGATGCCCTGCACGAAAATAACGCGACAGATATTTATGATGGACTTAAAGAACTTAAAGGCAGTGCGCTTAAAGTGGCCCAGATGCTAAGCATGGAAAAAAACCTGCTGCCGCAAAGCTATGTAGATAAGTTCTCACTAAGCCAGTTTTCTGTACCGCCACTATCAGCTCCACTGGTAATGAAAACCTTTAAAAAATACTTTGGTGTAGAGCCGCATGTATTATTTGATGAGTTTAGTGCCGATAGTATTAATGCTGCCAGCATAGGGCAGGTGCATAAAGCCAAAAAAGGCGGTAAAGACCTTGCGGTAAAGATTCAGTATCCCGGAGTGCGCGACAGCATAGGGACTGATATTGCATTGGTAAAACCCATTGCCCTGCGTATGTTTAACCTTAAAGGTACCAGCGATGAGTACTTTCAGGAGGTGGAAGACAAACTGATGGAGGAAACCGATTATACGCTGGAACTTAAGCAAAGCGAAGCCATACGTATTGATTGTGCAAAGCTTGAAAACATCCGTTTTCCTAAATACTATCCGGAACTAAGCTGCGAAAAGATCATTACGATGGACTGGATGCAGGGGCTTCACCTTTCCGAATGGTGTAAACAGCAACATACTCAGGAGGAGCGCAATAAAGTAGGGCAGGCGCTTTATGATTTTTATATGTACCAGATACACGGGCTGCATAAATTTCATGCCGACCCGCATCCCGGTAATTTTCTTGTAGATGACGAAGCTAATCTTATAGCCATAGACTTTGGATGTATGAAAGAGTTACCGCAGGATTTCTATACGCCATATTTTGAACTCATACAACCCGAAACGCTGGATAATGATACGTTGTTTATCGAAAAGCTTGTAACGCTCCAAGTGCTAAAGCCGGATGATAAGCCGGAAGAATTTGTGTACTTTAAAGAATTGTTTCATGAATTGCTTAATGTTTTTGTAGAGCCATACCGCCACAAGCATTTCGATTTTTCGCAGGAAACCTTTAATAATGCCATTGCCGGGCTTAGTGAGCGTTTTGCAAATGATAAGAACATCCGTAAAATGAATACCAACCGTGGCAGCAAACACTTTATCTACGTTAACCGTACGTTCTTTGGGCTGTTTAGCCTGCTGTATGATATCAGGGCCGAAATTGATATTTATAGTTTTGAGCGATATTTGAAGTAA
- a CDS encoding citrate synthase — MSKTAILEIDGKKYEFPIIVGTENEVAIDIDKLRGETGAITLDRGFKNTGACQSAITFLDGEEGILRYRGYGIEELASKSNFLEVSYLLIFGELPTAEQIEKFENDIRKYTLVNEEMKNIIDGFPKNAHPMGILASLTSALTAFNPQGVNVSDNQELYDTVCKTMGKFLVVATWTFRKNMGYPLNYYDNTKGYVENFMRLMFELPTGPYAANPKVIAALDKLFILHADHEQNCSTSTVRIVGSSQASLFASISAGVSALWGPLHGGANQAVLEMLEEIQNNGGDAEKYIAKAKDKDDPFRLMGFGHRVYKNFDPRAKIIKKAADDVLGELGVNDPILNIAKKLEEAALQDEYFKARNLYPNVDFYSGIIYRALGIPTEMFTVLFAIGRLPGWIAQWKEMRLQKEPIGRPRQVYTGSPLRDFVPQSER; from the coding sequence ATGTCAAAAACTGCTATATTAGAAATTGATGGCAAAAAGTATGAGTTCCCTATAATTGTGGGCACTGAAAACGAGGTAGCCATTGATATTGATAAACTGCGTGGGGAAACCGGCGCCATAACGCTAGACCGCGGATTTAAAAATACAGGTGCCTGCCAGAGTGCCATTACTTTTTTAGATGGTGAAGAAGGTATCCTGCGCTACAGAGGATACGGCATTGAAGAACTTGCTTCTAAATCTAACTTTCTTGAGGTTTCTTACCTGCTTATATTTGGCGAATTGCCTACAGCTGAACAAATTGAAAAATTTGAAAATGATATAAGGAAATATACCCTTGTAAACGAGGAAATGAAAAACATCATTGATGGTTTTCCTAAAAATGCACACCCTATGGGTATTCTTGCATCGCTTACAAGTGCTCTTACAGCATTTAACCCACAGGGTGTAAATGTTTCAGACAACCAGGAGCTTTATGATACGGTATGTAAAACCATGGGTAAATTCCTTGTGGTTGCTACATGGACGTTCCGTAAAAACATGGGCTACCCATTAAACTACTACGATAACACTAAAGGATATGTAGAAAACTTTATGAGGCTTATGTTTGAGCTTCCTACAGGTCCTTACGCGGCTAATCCTAAAGTTATCGCTGCGCTTGATAAACTGTTTATACTGCATGCAGACCACGAGCAAAACTGTTCTACATCAACTGTGCGTATCGTAGGTTCGTCTCAGGCAAGCCTTTTTGCTTCTATATCAGCAGGTGTATCTGCGCTATGGGGTCCACTTCACGGTGGTGCTAACCAGGCAGTGCTTGAAATGCTTGAAGAAATACAAAACAATGGCGGCGACGCCGAAAAATATATTGCTAAGGCTAAAGATAAAGATGATCCGTTCCGCCTTATGGGCTTTGGACACAGGGTTTACAAAAACTTTGACCCAAGAGCTAAGATCATCAAAAAGGCGGCAGATGACGTACTTGGAGAACTTGGTGTAAACGACCCTATTCTTAACATTGCCAAAAAACTTGAAGAGGCAGCACTTCAGGACGAATATTTCAAGGCAAGAAACCTGTACCCTAACGTAGATTTTTACTCAGGTATCATCTACAGGGCACTTGGTATTCCTACTGAAATGTTTACTGTGTTGTTTGCAATAGGCCGTCTTCCGGGATGGATTGCACAATGGAAAGAAATGCGTCTTCAGAAAGAGCCGATAGGCCGTCCGCGCCAGGTATATACAGGAAGCCCGCTTAGGGATTTCGTACCACAATCTGAAAGATAA
- a CDS encoding sulfate adenylyltransferase subunit 1 has protein sequence MDLLRINTAGSVDDGKSTLIGRFLNDSNALTIEQVELIERKTKEKGMDDLDFSVLTDGLIAEREQGITIDVAHIYFSSESRKFIIADSPGHVEYTRNMVTGASNSEVSIILIDARKGLLEQTHRHYFISCLLRLKTVVFCINKMDLVNYSEDTFLNIAAEINKMTAGFAYKPDVHVLPISSLKGDNVVFSSGNTTWYGGGTLSDILHGIKPNVADTDVFRMDVQQVLHVQNNEFTDYRAYAGRIISGEVSVGDSITVLPSGTSSEVVEVRKFTNTFTTAKAGESVQLRLATDVDVSRGMILVQQPNERLLAKDISATIVWMDEKASQPGGKYILQAGTRTVVCKLQGIDAIIPPENPAAVYESATLKLNDIAKVQIKTAAPAFLDAFEANRGNGAFILIDPQSNNTIAVGFVS, from the coding sequence ATGGATCTATTACGCATAAATACAGCCGGTAGTGTTGACGACGGCAAGAGTACCCTCATAGGACGTTTTTTAAACGACAGTAATGCCCTTACCATTGAACAGGTAGAGCTTATAGAACGCAAAACCAAAGAGAAGGGTATGGATGACCTTGACTTCTCTGTGCTTACCGATGGCCTTATTGCCGAACGGGAGCAGGGTATTACCATAGATGTTGCGCACATTTACTTTTCGAGCGAATCGCGCAAGTTTATCATTGCTGATAGCCCGGGGCATGTAGAATATACCCGCAATATGGTTACTGGAGCATCTAACTCTGAGGTATCGATCATACTTATTGATGCCCGTAAGGGACTACTGGAGCAAACCCACAGGCATTATTTTATAAGCTGCCTGCTACGGTTAAAAACCGTGGTTTTCTGTATCAATAAAATGGATCTGGTTAATTATAGTGAAGATACTTTTCTTAACATAGCTGCCGAGATCAATAAAATGACTGCCGGGTTTGCATATAAGCCCGATGTGCATGTGTTGCCTATAAGTTCGCTTAAAGGAGATAATGTAGTATTTTCTTCGGGCAATACTACATGGTATGGCGGTGGCACGCTAAGTGATATTTTGCATGGTATTAAACCTAATGTTGCCGATACAGACGTGTTCCGTATGGATGTGCAGCAGGTACTGCATGTGCAGAACAACGAATTTACAGATTACCGTGCTTATGCCGGCCGTATTATAAGCGGAGAAGTTTCGGTAGGAGATAGCATTACGGTATTGCCATCGGGTACGAGTAGTGAGGTGGTAGAGGTACGCAAGTTTACTAATACATTTACTACAGCAAAGGCAGGCGAATCGGTTCAATTACGTCTTGCAACTGATGTTGATGTTAGCCGCGGTATGATACTGGTGCAACAGCCAAACGAAAGGCTATTGGCTAAAGACATTAGTGCGACAATAGTATGGATGGATGAAAAAGCATCACAACCGGGTGGTAAATATATTTTGCAGGCAGGTACACGCACAGTAGTTTGTAAACTGCAAGGTATTGACGCCATTATTCCGCCAGAAAATCCGGCAGCAGTATATGAATCGGCTACATTAAAGCTAAATGACATTGCTAAAGTGCAGATAAAAACGGCGGCTCCGGCTTTCCTCGATGCTTTTGAGGCGAACAGGGGCAACGGAGCATTTATTCTAATCGACCCCCAAAGCAACAATACCATTGCGGTGGGGTTTGTATCATAG
- a CDS encoding TetR family transcriptional regulator C-terminal domain-containing protein, giving the protein MATKKAQQPTPLTKSDIIDQYADYCLMHGHKPATVYKFAKNNGYEEAEFYKYFTSFDTLERFYFTEMFNHALETLEASPAYGEFGGLEKLSAFYFTFFEIATANRSFVVYSLTEGSGALKNLLKLRELRKEFTVFAQAVLDKPFETQHPRADKLQQDALREGAWLQFLAIFKFWLRDTSPGFEKTDIFIEKSVKASGDLVYNSPLQSLFDLGKFIWKEKFTV; this is encoded by the coding sequence ATGGCAACGAAGAAAGCACAACAACCAACCCCGCTTACAAAATCTGATATTATTGATCAATATGCCGACTACTGCCTTATGCACGGCCACAAACCTGCAACTGTATATAAGTTTGCAAAAAATAACGGCTATGAGGAAGCCGAATTTTACAAGTACTTTACTTCTTTTGATACGCTGGAACGTTTTTACTTTACCGAGATGTTTAACCATGCGCTCGAAACCCTTGAGGCTTCTCCTGCTTATGGTGAGTTTGGAGGGTTAGAAAAACTGTCGGCGTTTTACTTCACATTTTTTGAGATCGCTACAGCAAACCGCAGTTTTGTGGTATACAGCCTTACCGAAGGTAGCGGCGCACTCAAAAATCTGCTAAAACTGCGCGAGCTTCGCAAAGAGTTTACAGTATTTGCGCAGGCAGTATTGGATAAGCCTTTTGAAACCCAGCACCCACGTGCCGATAAGCTACAACAGGATGCCCTACGCGAAGGTGCATGGCTGCAATTTTTGGCCATTTTTAAATTCTGGCTGAGGGATACCTCTCCGGGCTTTGAAAAGACCGACATTTTTATCGAGAAATCGGTTAAGGCGTCGGGCGACTTAGTGTACAATTCGCCACTGCAAAGCCTGTTTGACCTGGGCAAATTCATCTGGAAAGAAAAATTCACGGTTTAA
- the idi gene encoding isopentenyl-diphosphate Delta-isomerase gives MEEEKVILVNEHDEPIGLMPKMEAHEKALLHRAFSVFVLNSKNEIMLQQRAAHKYHSPLLWTNTTCSHQRAGETNIEAGTRRLREEMGFTTPLKELFSFIYKAPFDNGLTEHELDHVMIGYYDNEPQLNFDEAENWKWMGIEAVKADMQEQPELYTVWFRIIFDEFYHFLEEHKV, from the coding sequence ATGGAAGAAGAAAAGGTAATACTGGTAAACGAGCATGATGAGCCTATAGGGCTGATGCCTAAAATGGAAGCGCATGAAAAGGCGCTACTGCACCGCGCATTCTCTGTGTTTGTGCTGAATAGCAAAAACGAGATCATGCTGCAACAGCGTGCAGCCCATAAATACCACTCGCCATTGTTGTGGACCAACACAACCTGTAGCCACCAACGTGCAGGCGAAACCAACATTGAAGCCGGTACCCGCCGCCTGCGTGAAGAGATGGGCTTTACTACCCCGCTTAAAGAGCTTTTTTCTTTTATCTATAAAGCACCTTTTGATAATGGCCTTACTGAGCATGAATTAGATCATGTAATGATAGGCTATTACGACAATGAACCACAGCTTAATTTTGACGAAGCCGAAAACTGGAAATGGATGGGTATTGAAGCTGTAAAAGCTGATATGCAGGAACAGCCTGAATTATATACAGTATGGTTTCGAATTATTTTTGATGAATTTTACCATTTTCTGGAAGAGCATAAAGTATAG
- a CDS encoding DUF1398 domain-containing protein, with the protein MFTLDQIKAAHAKVKSGADFPQYVQDLKKLGIVQYSQYVADGHTIYNGIDYELAAPSKYEDLIVANTGNAVQLQHHLKIHQAGETNYLTFCGHAAEDGVEKWTVDIINLTCTYYDKARNAMITEVIPQPRQL; encoded by the coding sequence ATGTTTACACTCGACCAAATAAAGGCGGCACATGCCAAAGTAAAAAGCGGTGCAGATTTCCCACAATATGTACAGGATTTAAAAAAGCTGGGCATAGTACAGTACAGCCAGTATGTAGCAGACGGGCACACTATTTACAATGGTATTGACTATGAACTGGCAGCACCCTCAAAATATGAGGATCTCATCGTAGCAAATACCGGTAATGCTGTACAGCTACAGCACCACTTAAAAATTCACCAGGCAGGCGAAACCAATTACCTTACCTTTTGCGGACACGCCGCTGAAGATGGCGTTGAAAAATGGACGGTAGACATAATTAACCTTACCTGCACTTATTATGATAAAGCACGCAATGCCATGATTACTGAAGTAATACCGCAGCCAAGACAGCTTTAA
- a CDS encoding phosphoadenylyl-sulfate reductase, with translation MKEKIDYLNKELQGLPLAESIPLIIKNFDGKKVFSTSFGIEDQVLTHFIAPYAEFVNTFTLDTGRQFAETYEVFQRTQNKYPKLNIKTFFPDAADINTYVSEQGINGFYNSIESRKECCRIRKVVPLGKAIKGAELWITGLRAEQSENRSDMQFLEWDEANQLVKFNPLLHYTLKETEALIDTYNIPLNSLYKKGYLSIGCAPCTRALAEGEPFRAGRWWWEDGKKECGLHIHTDKNY, from the coding sequence ATGAAGGAGAAAATAGACTACCTAAACAAGGAATTACAGGGATTGCCACTGGCAGAATCCATTCCGCTTATCATTAAAAACTTCGACGGTAAAAAGGTGTTTTCCACTTCTTTTGGCATCGAAGACCAGGTGCTTACGCATTTTATTGCCCCTTATGCTGAATTTGTAAATACATTTACACTTGATACCGGGCGCCAGTTTGCCGAAACCTATGAGGTTTTTCAGCGTACCCAGAACAAATATCCTAAACTTAATATCAAAACCTTTTTTCCTGATGCAGCAGATATCAATACGTATGTTTCTGAGCAGGGAATAAACGGCTTTTACAACAGCATAGAAAGCAGGAAAGAATGCTGTCGCATCCGTAAAGTGGTGCCATTGGGCAAAGCCATTAAAGGCGCTGAACTCTGGATTACCGGCCTGCGTGCCGAACAAAGCGAGAACCGCAGCGATATGCAGTTCCTGGAATGGGATGAGGCGAATCAACTGGTAAAATTCAATCCGCTTTTACATTATACGCTAAAGGAAACCGAGGCGTTAATAGATACTTATAATATTCCCCTAAACAGTTTGTATAAAAAAGGCTACCTGAGTATTGGCTGTGCTCCATGTACCCGTGCGTTGGCCGAAGGCGAGCCCTTCCGTGCCGGGCGCTGGTGGTGGGAAGACGGCAAAAAAGAGTGCGGCCTGCACATACATACGGATAAAAATTACTAA
- a CDS encoding dimethylarginine dimethylaminohydrolase family protein: MLHLNVNNETSRLRSVILGTAQSNGPTPALHEAYDPKSLEHIKAGTYPTEESMVAEMDALNAVFEKYDVSVYRPQIIADYNQIFSRDIGFVIDDVFIWANILPDREREQEAIQYIVEKANPAKVVKPPEEVHIEGGDVIVWNDHIFIGTYKGSDYKEYITARTNTQGVDFIKELFPSKIVKEFDLVKSRIEPRDNALHLDCCFQPVGKDKGVIYKSGFREEADYLYLVNLFGFENLFHIDREEMYHMTSNFFSIAEDVVVIEKGFTRLKAWLLERDFIVEEVPYAEISKQEGLLRCSTLPLARD, encoded by the coding sequence ATGTTACACCTTAATGTAAATAACGAAACTTCACGATTACGATCGGTTATACTGGGCACAGCCCAAAGCAACGGGCCAACACCCGCATTGCACGAGGCATACGATCCAAAATCGCTTGAGCATATAAAAGCAGGCACATATCCTACAGAAGAAAGCATGGTGGCTGAAATGGATGCCCTAAATGCCGTTTTTGAAAAATATGATGTTTCGGTTTACAGGCCGCAGATCATTGCAGATTATAACCAGATATTTAGCCGCGACATAGGTTTTGTTATTGACGATGTGTTTATATGGGCTAATATTTTGCCGGACCGTGAGCGCGAACAGGAAGCCATTCAGTATATTGTTGAAAAGGCAAACCCTGCTAAAGTGGTTAAGCCACCGGAAGAAGTGCACATTGAAGGCGGCGACGTTATAGTGTGGAACGACCATATATTTATAGGTACTTACAAAGGCAGCGATTATAAAGAGTATATAACAGCACGTACCAATACACAGGGTGTAGACTTTATAAAGGAATTATTCCCAAGTAAGATAGTTAAGGAATTTGATCTTGTAAAATCGCGTATAGAGCCACGGGATAATGCCCTGCACCTTGATTGTTGTTTTCAGCCGGTAGGTAAAGACAAAGGTGTGATCTATAAAAGTGGTTTTAGGGAAGAAGCAGATTACCTGTACCTTGTAAACCTGTTTGGTTTCGAAAACCTTTTTCATATCGACAGGGAAGAAATGTATCATATGACCTCTAACTTTTTTTCGATAGCAGAAGATGTGGTAGTGATAGAAAAAGGCTTCACCCGCCTTAAAGCGTGGCTGCTGGAAAGAGATTTTATTGTGGAGGAAGTGCCTTACGCCGAAATATCAAAACAGGAAGGCTTGTTGCGTTGCAGTACTTTGCCATTGGCAAGGGATTAA
- a CDS encoding 6-carboxytetrahydropterin synthase produces MRVTVSRSAHFNAAHRLYRKDWTDEQNNAVFGKCNNPNFHGHNYELIVSVTGEIDKETGYVIDIKILKDIITDEVEVPFDHKNLNLDVPEFASLNPTAENIVVVIWNRIRNRINPDLDIEVTLYETPRNFVTYKGD; encoded by the coding sequence ATGAGAGTAACCGTAAGCCGAAGCGCCCATTTTAATGCTGCACACCGCCTGTACCGTAAAGACTGGACAGATGAGCAGAACAATGCCGTTTTTGGTAAATGCAATAACCCCAACTTTCATGGGCATAACTATGAACTCATTGTAAGTGTTACGGGAGAAATTGATAAAGAGACGGGATATGTTATTGACATTAAAATTTTAAAAGACATTATAACCGATGAGGTAGAAGTGCCTTTTGACCATAAAAACCTCAATCTTGATGTGCCGGAGTTTGCCAGCCTGAACCCTACCGCCGAGAATATAGTAGTGGTAATATGGAACCGCATTCGAAACCGTATAAACCCCGATTTGGATATAGAAGTAACACTCTATGAAACGCCACGGAATTTTGTAACTTATAAAGGAGATTAA